One Watersipora subatra chromosome 4, tzWatSuba1.1, whole genome shotgun sequence genomic window carries:
- the LOC137393452 gene encoding uncharacterized protein isoform X1 produces the protein MRSTSSVDSTELGALEIKRREAESDIAGFKEERLRNSLNKEQAKYLEMTKASYTYDPWGKPGAGAPFSSVEHKRKKFTEYDGFKNDVGLGGLIDDLGLNTQPRLGTQSEKSLEETQAKINNYRQELRMVRADRAKHLPFEYFDPWGQGQGNPRRGNDGYVERFAGIKERGIVPPLDDTVVKKATEVLKDQNIGVGLDTKSPYGGGGEPNKTRSGNVKTRFPTTMKRDIYGNASLEESTYDPFKSMSVDSGTTYFPFGRPGGGAPLRNEDGKLAPQRRGVDFVRELDSSAEVHKRREAADQYLIEIKKEIHEQRRNRELELMDHKAPIGELAAVVREGKVGFPKRDPGTGQLVSQHKGTSDVTKHKMGKSNHRFAGIRGENNSMANPKEYHNELSQLADERHRQRQRDKELELKQENKHSENWSDMWGRPGGGAPMERDAGFKKTKLNEALHYPKPKNVPLPATKVPKQISSHENNFQLPEDRSLFKPQKGFGVLAPYATY, from the exons ATGAGATCTACTAGCAGTGTCGA TTCCACCGAACTTGGTGCACTGGAAATCAAGCGACGAGAGGCTGAGAGCGACATTGCTGGATTCAAGGAGGAACGCCTGCGAAACTCGCTAAACAAAGAGCAAGCTAAATATTTG GAGATGACCAAAGCATCTTACACATATGATCCGTGGGGAAAGCCTGGTGCAGGAGCCCCTTTCTCCAGTGTCGAACACAAAAGGAAAAAGTTTACGGAATATGATGGATTCAAG AATGATGTGGGACTAGGGGGACTTATTGATGACCTTGGGCTAAACACGCAGCCGAGACTCG GCACACAATCTGAGAAATCTTTGGAGGAGACACAGGCTAAGATAAACAACTACCGACAGGAACTTAGGATG GTACGAGCTGACAGAGCCAAGCACTTG CCTTTCGAGTATTTTGATCCTTGGGGACAAGGACAAGGCAACCCTCGCAGAGGAAATGATGGTTATGTAGAGAGGTTCGCTGGTATTAAGGAGCGAGGAATAGTTCCACCTCTAGATGACACAGTGGTAAAGAAGGCTACA GAAGTTTTGAAGGATCAGAACATCGGAGTTGGACTGGACACAAAAAGTCCGTATGGGGGAGGAGGTGAACCAAATAAGACAAGAAGTGGAAATGTAAAGACCAGATTTCCAACGACTATGAAACGGGATATTTATGGCA ATGCATCTTTGGAAGAGTCGACCTATGACCCTTTCAAAAGCATGTCTGTAGACTCTGGCACTACATACTTTCCATTTGGAAGACCAGGAGGTGGGGCGCCTCTTAGAAATGAAGATGGGAAATTGGCGCCTCAAAGACGAGGAGTTGATTTTGTTCGAGAACTGGACAGCTCAGCTGAAGTGCATAAGCGTAGAGAAGCTGCAGACCAATATCTTATTGAAATAA aaaaaGAAATTCATGAACAAAGGAGAAATCGTGAACTGGAACTGATGGACCATAAAGCACCA ATTGGGGAGCTGGCAGCGGTGGTGAGAGAGGGCAAAGTAGGTTTTCCTAAAAGAGACCCAGGTACTGGACAGCTTGTCTCTCAACACAAAGGAACCTCAGATGTTACCAAACACAAG ATGGGCAAATCAAACCATCGTTTTGCTGGAATT cGCGGGGAGAACAACAGTATGGCCAATCCAAAGGAATACCACAATGAGCTGAGTCAGCTGGCAGATGAACGGCATCGTCAGCGACAAAGAGACAAAGAGTTGGAACTTAAGCAAGAAAACAAG CACAGTGAGAATTGGTCAGATATGTGGGGAAGACCTGGAGGTGGGGCCCCCATGGAACGTGATGCAGGCTTTAAAAAGACAAAACTCAACGAAGCGTTACATTACCCAAAGCCTAAAAATGTG
- the LOC137393452 gene encoding uncharacterized protein isoform X3 — protein sequence MRSTSSVDSTELGALEIKRREAESDIAGFKEERLRNSLNKEQAKYLEMTKASYTYDPWGKPGAGAPFSSVEHKRKKFTEYDGFKNDVGLGGLIDDLGLNTQPRLGTQSEKSLEETQAKINNYRQELRMVRADRAKHLPFEYFDPWGQGQGNPRRGNDGYVERFAGIKERGIVPPLDDTVVKKATEVLKDQNIGVGLDTKSPYGGGGEPNKTRSGNVKTRFPTTMKRDIYGNASLEESTYDPFKSMSVDSGTTYFPFGRPGGGAPLRNEDGKLAPQRRGVDFVRELDSSAEVHKRREAADQYLIEIKKEIHEQRRNRELELMDHKAPIGELAAVVREGKVGFPKRDPGTGQLVSQHKGTSDVTKHKRGENNSMANPKEYHNELSQLADERHRQRQRDKELELKQENKHSENWSDMWGRPGGGAPMERDAGFKKTKLNEALHYPKPKNVPLPATKVPKQISSHENNFQLPEDRSLFKPQKGFGVLAPYATY from the exons ATGAGATCTACTAGCAGTGTCGA TTCCACCGAACTTGGTGCACTGGAAATCAAGCGACGAGAGGCTGAGAGCGACATTGCTGGATTCAAGGAGGAACGCCTGCGAAACTCGCTAAACAAAGAGCAAGCTAAATATTTG GAGATGACCAAAGCATCTTACACATATGATCCGTGGGGAAAGCCTGGTGCAGGAGCCCCTTTCTCCAGTGTCGAACACAAAAGGAAAAAGTTTACGGAATATGATGGATTCAAG AATGATGTGGGACTAGGGGGACTTATTGATGACCTTGGGCTAAACACGCAGCCGAGACTCG GCACACAATCTGAGAAATCTTTGGAGGAGACACAGGCTAAGATAAACAACTACCGACAGGAACTTAGGATG GTACGAGCTGACAGAGCCAAGCACTTG CCTTTCGAGTATTTTGATCCTTGGGGACAAGGACAAGGCAACCCTCGCAGAGGAAATGATGGTTATGTAGAGAGGTTCGCTGGTATTAAGGAGCGAGGAATAGTTCCACCTCTAGATGACACAGTGGTAAAGAAGGCTACA GAAGTTTTGAAGGATCAGAACATCGGAGTTGGACTGGACACAAAAAGTCCGTATGGGGGAGGAGGTGAACCAAATAAGACAAGAAGTGGAAATGTAAAGACCAGATTTCCAACGACTATGAAACGGGATATTTATGGCA ATGCATCTTTGGAAGAGTCGACCTATGACCCTTTCAAAAGCATGTCTGTAGACTCTGGCACTACATACTTTCCATTTGGAAGACCAGGAGGTGGGGCGCCTCTTAGAAATGAAGATGGGAAATTGGCGCCTCAAAGACGAGGAGTTGATTTTGTTCGAGAACTGGACAGCTCAGCTGAAGTGCATAAGCGTAGAGAAGCTGCAGACCAATATCTTATTGAAATAA aaaaaGAAATTCATGAACAAAGGAGAAATCGTGAACTGGAACTGATGGACCATAAAGCACCA ATTGGGGAGCTGGCAGCGGTGGTGAGAGAGGGCAAAGTAGGTTTTCCTAAAAGAGACCCAGGTACTGGACAGCTTGTCTCTCAACACAAAGGAACCTCAGATGTTACCAAACACAAG cGCGGGGAGAACAACAGTATGGCCAATCCAAAGGAATACCACAATGAGCTGAGTCAGCTGGCAGATGAACGGCATCGTCAGCGACAAAGAGACAAAGAGTTGGAACTTAAGCAAGAAAACAAG CACAGTGAGAATTGGTCAGATATGTGGGGAAGACCTGGAGGTGGGGCCCCCATGGAACGTGATGCAGGCTTTAAAAAGACAAAACTCAACGAAGCGTTACATTACCCAAAGCCTAAAAATGTG
- the LOC137393452 gene encoding uncharacterized protein isoform X2, with amino-acid sequence MRSTSSVDSTELGALEIKRREAESDIAGFKEERLRNSLNKEQAKYLEMTKASYTYDPWGKPGAGAPFSSVEHKRKKFTEYDGFKNDVGLGGLIDDLGLNTQPRLGTQSEKSLEETQAKINNYRQELRMPFEYFDPWGQGQGNPRRGNDGYVERFAGIKERGIVPPLDDTVVKKATEVLKDQNIGVGLDTKSPYGGGGEPNKTRSGNVKTRFPTTMKRDIYGNASLEESTYDPFKSMSVDSGTTYFPFGRPGGGAPLRNEDGKLAPQRRGVDFVRELDSSAEVHKRREAADQYLIEIKKEIHEQRRNRELELMDHKAPIGELAAVVREGKVGFPKRDPGTGQLVSQHKGTSDVTKHKMGKSNHRFAGIRGENNSMANPKEYHNELSQLADERHRQRQRDKELELKQENKHSENWSDMWGRPGGGAPMERDAGFKKTKLNEALHYPKPKNVPLPATKVPKQISSHENNFQLPEDRSLFKPQKGFGVLAPYATY; translated from the exons ATGAGATCTACTAGCAGTGTCGA TTCCACCGAACTTGGTGCACTGGAAATCAAGCGACGAGAGGCTGAGAGCGACATTGCTGGATTCAAGGAGGAACGCCTGCGAAACTCGCTAAACAAAGAGCAAGCTAAATATTTG GAGATGACCAAAGCATCTTACACATATGATCCGTGGGGAAAGCCTGGTGCAGGAGCCCCTTTCTCCAGTGTCGAACACAAAAGGAAAAAGTTTACGGAATATGATGGATTCAAG AATGATGTGGGACTAGGGGGACTTATTGATGACCTTGGGCTAAACACGCAGCCGAGACTCG GCACACAATCTGAGAAATCTTTGGAGGAGACACAGGCTAAGATAAACAACTACCGACAGGAACTTAGGATG CCTTTCGAGTATTTTGATCCTTGGGGACAAGGACAAGGCAACCCTCGCAGAGGAAATGATGGTTATGTAGAGAGGTTCGCTGGTATTAAGGAGCGAGGAATAGTTCCACCTCTAGATGACACAGTGGTAAAGAAGGCTACA GAAGTTTTGAAGGATCAGAACATCGGAGTTGGACTGGACACAAAAAGTCCGTATGGGGGAGGAGGTGAACCAAATAAGACAAGAAGTGGAAATGTAAAGACCAGATTTCCAACGACTATGAAACGGGATATTTATGGCA ATGCATCTTTGGAAGAGTCGACCTATGACCCTTTCAAAAGCATGTCTGTAGACTCTGGCACTACATACTTTCCATTTGGAAGACCAGGAGGTGGGGCGCCTCTTAGAAATGAAGATGGGAAATTGGCGCCTCAAAGACGAGGAGTTGATTTTGTTCGAGAACTGGACAGCTCAGCTGAAGTGCATAAGCGTAGAGAAGCTGCAGACCAATATCTTATTGAAATAA aaaaaGAAATTCATGAACAAAGGAGAAATCGTGAACTGGAACTGATGGACCATAAAGCACCA ATTGGGGAGCTGGCAGCGGTGGTGAGAGAGGGCAAAGTAGGTTTTCCTAAAAGAGACCCAGGTACTGGACAGCTTGTCTCTCAACACAAAGGAACCTCAGATGTTACCAAACACAAG ATGGGCAAATCAAACCATCGTTTTGCTGGAATT cGCGGGGAGAACAACAGTATGGCCAATCCAAAGGAATACCACAATGAGCTGAGTCAGCTGGCAGATGAACGGCATCGTCAGCGACAAAGAGACAAAGAGTTGGAACTTAAGCAAGAAAACAAG CACAGTGAGAATTGGTCAGATATGTGGGGAAGACCTGGAGGTGGGGCCCCCATGGAACGTGATGCAGGCTTTAAAAAGACAAAACTCAACGAAGCGTTACATTACCCAAAGCCTAAAAATGTG
- the LOC137393453 gene encoding RING finger protein 11-like isoform X2 — protein MGSSCCGMSDNENEDRQPINETSQVRSSSEATVSQSTAHTVPQRSNRYARNRQPTQYQPITASIQSTGRSSSQHLEQQRLAQRQRLIDQLPCERYEESLKRAYTECPICIVDFEKEHEVKSLPCKHLFHKECIDDWLMRNLRCPSCMEPVDAALVSQFDHFASI, from the exons ATGGGAAGCTCATGCTGCGGCATGAGCGATAATGAGAATGAGGACCGACAGCCAATTAATGAGACTAGCCAAGTTCGCTCTTCTTCAGAGGCCACTGTGAGCCAGAGCACAGCTCACACTGTTCCACAG CGTTCCAATCGGTATGCTCGAAACAGACAGCCCACACAGTACCAGCCGATAACGGCTTCAATACAATCAACAGGACGCAGTAGCTCACAGCATTTGGAGCAGCAGCGATTAGCACAGAGACAGAGGCTAATCGATCAGCTGCCTTGCGAGCGCTACGAGGAATCACTTAAAAGAGCATATACAGA GTGTCCAATCTGCATAGTGGATTTTGAAAAAGAGCATGAAGTAAAAAGTTTGCCATGCAAGCATCTCTTTCACAAGGAGTGCATAGATGACTGGCTCATGCGTAACCTTCGGTGCCCATCATGTATGGAGCCTGTCGATGCCGCCTTGGTCTCGCAGTTTGACCACTTTGCCAGTATATAG
- the LOC137393453 gene encoding RING finger protein 11-like isoform X1 produces MGSSCCGMSDNENEDRQPINETSQVRSSSEATVSQSTAHTVPQVHRSNRYARNRQPTQYQPITASIQSTGRSSSQHLEQQRLAQRQRLIDQLPCERYEESLKRAYTECPICIVDFEKEHEVKSLPCKHLFHKECIDDWLMRNLRCPSCMEPVDAALVSQFDHFASI; encoded by the exons ATGGGAAGCTCATGCTGCGGCATGAGCGATAATGAGAATGAGGACCGACAGCCAATTAATGAGACTAGCCAAGTTCGCTCTTCTTCAGAGGCCACTGTGAGCCAGAGCACAGCTCACACTGTTCCACAGGTACAT CGTTCCAATCGGTATGCTCGAAACAGACAGCCCACACAGTACCAGCCGATAACGGCTTCAATACAATCAACAGGACGCAGTAGCTCACAGCATTTGGAGCAGCAGCGATTAGCACAGAGACAGAGGCTAATCGATCAGCTGCCTTGCGAGCGCTACGAGGAATCACTTAAAAGAGCATATACAGA GTGTCCAATCTGCATAGTGGATTTTGAAAAAGAGCATGAAGTAAAAAGTTTGCCATGCAAGCATCTCTTTCACAAGGAGTGCATAGATGACTGGCTCATGCGTAACCTTCGGTGCCCATCATGTATGGAGCCTGTCGATGCCGCCTTGGTCTCGCAGTTTGACCACTTTGCCAGTATATAG
- the LOC137394010 gene encoding tigger transposable element-derived protein 6-like: MSIGESTTKRAQSARQVRSEGVPIDGPILLEKANKFLQDLGKDTTVSRGWIDRWKKRHSIGSQIVVGESAAVNVGEVEKWKKEVLTPLLQTYTYDNIFNMDETGLFYKLMVDKTLHFKGEKCSGGKLSKERLTVALCANMSGTEKEVPIVIGKFKNPRCFKNVTNLPCQYYHNKKAWMVSDIFQTWVRDFDRRMTRKYRKVLLIIDNCPAHPTLNGLMSIRLLFTPANTTSVLQPMDQGIIRTFKSYYRQQVLQFTVDYIDTHGKKPDASINVLQAISWVHRAWSRVTKETIANCFHHGFGHTNLDQTDATLTADDNEEGDTVRNLNLLLHTIDSTSNVTANELLVVDADITVAEHLSDAEIVQSVTYCGTLDESDREDEAEIVEPDPPTLADANNALDVLRLLGDVTEKTF, translated from the exons acaagtgcgtagtgaaggcgtacctatcgatgggccaattttgttagaaaaggctaacaagtttttgcaGGATTTAGGAAAGGATACTACTGTTTCTCGCGGTTGGATCGACAGGTGGAAGAAAAGGCATTCTATTGGCAGTCAGATAGTTGTTGGAGAGTCAGCTGCAGTAAATGTTGGAGAAGTGGAAAAGTGGAAAAAAGAGGTGCTTACTCCATTACTTCAAACGTACACTTATGATAACATATTCAATATGGACGAAACCGGGTTGTTTTACAAGCTCATGGTCGACAAAACGTTGCACTTTAAAGGGGAGAAGTGTAGTGGAGGGAAGTTGTCAAAAGAAAGACTGACTGTGGCACTTTGCGCTAATATGTCGGGCACCGAGAAGGAAGTTCCTATTGTAATAGGAAAGTTCAAAAATCCCcgctgttttaaaaatgttactaaCCTTCCATGTCAATATTACCACAATAAGAAGGCTTGGATGGTGAGTGACATCTTTCAAACATGGGTAAGAGATTTTGATCGCCGGATGACCAGAAAATACAGGAAAGTGCTTCTCATCATTGACAACTGTCCAGCACACCCAACTTTGAATGGGCTTATGTCAATCAGGCTTCTATTTACACCAGCCAATACCACAAGCGTGCTGCAACCTATGGACCAAGGAATCATTCGAACTTTTAAATCTTACTATCGTCAGCAAGTTTTGCAATTCACTGTTGATTACATTGACACTCATGGAAAGAAGCCAGATGCTTCTATCAATGTTTTGCAAGCAATAAGCTGGGTGCACAGAGCATGGAGCCGTGTCACAAAAGAAACGATTGCCAACTGTTTTCACCACGGGTTTGGTCATACCAACCTTGATCAAACAGATGCGACTTTAACTGCTGATGATAATGAAGAAGGTGACACGGTGAGAAATCTAAATCTTCTACTACACACCATAGATTCTACATCAAATGTGACAGCAA ATGAGCTTTTAGTGGTTGATGCAGACATTACTGTTGCTGAGCATTTGAGTGATGCAGAGATTGTGCAGTCCGTGACATATTGTGGTACTCTCGATGAGTCCGATAGAGAGGATGAGGCTGAGATTGTTGAACCTGATCCACCTACCTTGGCTGATGCAAACAACGCTTTAGATGTCTTAAGAC ttttaggtgatgtgactgaaaagacgttttaa